DNA sequence from the Glycine soja cultivar W05 chromosome 18, ASM419377v2, whole genome shotgun sequence genome:
TCATGAATTGGTCTAATAAGCCCATCTAAAATTGGCATATGAATACATGGGGAGTTGGGCTTTGGCAACGAGCCCAACTCaaaacacaaggaaaaattgatTGGAAAATAGAAACATTTTACCGCTCgttaaaaagaaaatgcaaaacaaattaattacatacgaaaaataataattaattattaaaaaattgagtatGCCATTATTTTAAGCAGTTAATTTAGTGATTGaaataagatattattattaatataatattttttggtaaaatgtataaactaaaaaataatattaattttgaagatATAATTAGaagtttatttcaattttaattacaataattaaatataaaataaattttaaacatatttttaaaaatgatattttaattttgattttttaatgaaatacaaacaaaaattattacatcaataataatatgtaactaaaaaataaaaacatacaattttataaaaaaatattatttaatgtagAATGGCGAAGCCATAATTAAGatgtataatattaaaaaatatataagttaaaGTAGCTTATAAACTGTTGGAATAACTtatcaaacacactcttaagttacatatgatatatatttcataCATATTTCAAATAAGTTAAGCATTGTAACGATTGTTATGTATAGTATTAAAGTATAGAATAGTGAgattaaataagtaaaattaattaattattttataactagaatcaacatttgatttttctgtattaattatattttagttcaattaatataaaatacaatttttgaaataaaattttaaatttgaaatatcaataaatcatttttcttataaaaatttgatatttgatagaataatatatatatatatatatatatatatatatatataatataaatttctatattataattatattttagattataattttattgattttaaaattataaaaatttgatttgagcAATTGGaaccaaaaatattaaaattactaatttgataaattataggaacaaaaatacaattaagtcATAAATCTTTACACTcacattttatcaaaattaaaataaactaataatcacctataaatatatttattttctcaagTTAACtttgtgaaattcaaattaacttattaaattttacttaatttgtaaattataaattatttttattaaaaaatactaatgcaTCAAAACAAttgaatcaaaagaaaaaataaataagcgaCAACAAATTTGTTTTTAGCACGTAGTGGCTCCTTAATTGCTTAAGCAGGTAGATTCACGCCCCCACGGATTGTAATatagtttaacattttttatgatcCTTTTTCTTTCAGCATCAAGAACAGACAaggcttttcttttttgtttacttctgatagctatatatatatatatatatatatatatatatatatatatataattttactatctttgcaaaatcatatttttttctaaattaaatgataatccATTATTCACAAATGTtgcctaattttttaatttcaattatttaaatatttatttaaccgGAAACGGCTTGTCAATAAGTGAGAAGGAGAATCAGTTTAGTTTAACATGATGGGTATTTTCTTATTGCGagagattcttttttatttgctcTTAGGTGACATTGAATTATGAAACGGCATATTTAACTATTCTATACTTTAATACTATACATAATTAATCGTAAATTCGTCAAGTATTTTTTGAACAAagttaatcaaattttatatcatgTTACTCCGAAGTAGTTTAAAATACCCATAAGAGAGTATAGAACATCTCtcagttgtgttttgttttccttttttgtgtatttttttgctTACGAAAAGCAATTAACTCGTTTGAATGTCTTatgttgaataattttttgttttgctgaaaacaatgtataatttttagcaaatttagatttatttatttatttataaaaatcatgcacatgaaaaataatactccatatgaattataatgtttttcttactttttataaaaaccgtttaaaaaaatattattctaattAGAAAGAGGTAAACGCCTGTACGTAGTAtaaacaaatgaattttttcTGTAATCGCCCTCAACATTAAATTGAGAGACACATATATCAattcaacttttaaaataatcgcTCCAACTGGATCCGTTAACTAATTAGATTCTTTTACGGCGATTCCTCtttctttatattcttttcacttgtttttttaagccgttcatgagaagaaaaagaCCTACTTAATTTGGAGTTTGGAATTtggtaaagagataaataaaatatgataaaagattatttttattaaaaatcaaactttaaTATTAGTTGAGCTAGTAATTTAATCTTAACTTTCACAcgttaattacttttatttaattacttatttttttcccaCTTGTTTCTTGGCTGCTAAAGAACAACTGACCTGTATatatacaagaagaaaatatgaaatactattttttaactttatataattcttattaaataataaatgaatttattaaagATCTATTCGTTTAagtttctttaaaaacaatattttccaTCTAgttataatcataaaaaatcttatttattttaaaaaattatttataatttcaaaatttttcaaGCTACTCAAACTaggttttcaaaataatattttttttaaaaaaaattaaataaacacattaaaaattgttagaagtgattttttttaaataattagaatgTACTAATGTTATAAAGAAGAATTCAAACTAGTTTCTCAAATTTCTACCTACcacaaaaatgatatttaagaGAGAGTATCAGAAAAACTGTTACTGACATTTctcttaatataaatatattttaaattattatttaattataatttatcatgataagtttattatttttataatatttattttaaaaatcatatatagaatgttttttaattagttgagaatataaaaatctttatattaaCATTGTATGagaattaaattgtttttatataaaaatatgaggCAAATATACTCTAAATAAAACATGGGAATATGACTCAACAAAGAGCAAGAGTTTATGTGCTCCAATTTGTTGATTAAACAATAGGAAACAATTGAGGCTCCATTGTCCAAACACATTGTCCTTTTGTGTATAATAACTGGCATGCATGTCAAAATAGAGAAGCAAGCTAGAAGGGGTGAAGAATTGAAGCACCTTCTCTGACAACACTAGGTTCCTAAAATGTGTTGGAGCTCTAGTAACTCAGAGGTGGTTGCTTCAAACAAAACCACGTTAGAAGAGGTTTTGGACATTGAGAACAACATGGCTCATCAGTGGGTGCTCAATGCTCCAGAGCCACCTTCCATGCTGCGTCAGGTGGTGGACAACGTCAAGGAAACCCTCTTACCGCATCCAAATCCAAACACATTCTCTTATCTCAGGAACCAACCCTTTTCCAAACGTGCCTTTGCCTTGTTGCAAAATTTGTTTCCCATTCTTGCTTCACTCCAAAACTACAATGCCCAAAAGCTCAAGTGCGATTTAATGGCCGGTCTAACCCTTGCAATCTTCGCTATTCCCCAGGTTCACCTactatatgaaattaattttatttttcttcacatATATCATTAGTGCCAAGGTTTTTTAGAAAAAGTCTAACTGTGATTTTgaccaaggttttaaaaaattattgttgcaGTCATAGTTTCGTCACATTTGATATTGAGAGAAATTGCAGACAAACGTGACCAATATGATCACAAATTGTGGTTGTAAACGCTCCAAAAACCATAACGTTATAGCCAAAAATACAACTATAAAATCCTAATTTTGATCACAATGTCAAAATTTTTGGTATCCCCACAatcacaattataattatattgatttgcAATTTCTCATAATATCAAACACCTGGAAAAAACTGCGTCTTCAATTTAAAATCATGGTTAGGACATAAAACATTATAACAAAGGATGAAAAAGTAGCATATTAAGAAAGATATTAGcacttaaaatttgtaattaggAATATACATGATATAATTACGGAGTCAATCAAAATTCATGCCTTTAATTGGTGTTGCAGTGTATGGGAAATGCGACTTTGGCGCGGCTAAGTCCTGAATATGGCCTATGTAAGTTGCATAAACAAtgacttatttttctaaaaagttaGGCACATTGGTTCTAGAATTAATGTCCTTAAGCATGATTTGGTCAGATACAGGAATTGTCCCACCTCTTATTTATGCCATGCTGGCGAGTTCAAGGGAGATAGTGATCGGACCTGGATCCGTGGATTCACTGCTACTTTCCTCAATGATTCAAACATTGAAAGTTCCTATTCATGATTCTAGTACTTACATCCAACTTGTTTTCACTGTGACTTTTTTTGCGGGCATTTTTCAAGTTGCTTTCGGGCTCTTTAGGTACGTAAGTGCTGTTTAcacagttaattaattaaatcaaaagggTTTGATATGGACATATATATGGAATGTGTTGTGACGACCGCTATAGACAGTGCTCCGTGGTCAACGACTCATAATGATAAGTGGATCACCAATTCTCACGAAAATCGTATGAATACTTAAAGGAGAGTATATTTAAGTAACCATCTTATCTTattcatatcaaatatttactgattttatagataattaatttctactaaaaatttgataaaatctttctttttcattataCTTTTCTCATTTATAAAATAGAACTCGTATCTTAATTATTCTTTATGAGATTTAAACTTAATTACACTCCCattgaaattatattaatacaTAATTAGCAAGTATTTTgcatattattcaaatatttttaatttgaatacaatttaaaatataaattaaattagtaaaaaaaattaaaaatattttaaataaaaataaattatctataattatttaagcaaaaacaaaaactacaagtaaattatttttaggaaaaatattatcttttacaaatttaaagaaaataatttaatcatatttttagaactgagaatttttttaagaaaatattagaaataaatttttgagaaaaatgaactttaggaaaaatattttaatataaaaaaattaaaattaattaatttaatttttttagaaaatataaaaagtgttaaataaaaataaagttacatttattaagaaaagtacaatatgtatatatatatatatatatatatatatatgtatatatatatatatattattgttatataaaaataagaccCTATTTTACTATACAggggaaaattttaattatttaggacacaaaaatatttagaaGTTTTGTATAAGAAagtaaatcaaaaataaaaaacaatcaaagcaggtaatttataattttgatcataattaattaacttaaaattttttaaaaatattttatgttttcttcataagtgaaaaatactattttataaaatgttgtattttgaaaataatttctcttaaaaaattatcaacgcgcatcataaaaatattacgCTCTTTAAGATGGATTATTATATTGtaatataattcattttatgttttacatatataataaaaaggaaaaaaagattatacagtataaatttttttacaaaatatctaattataatctattatatatgataaatttactgacttttgaaataattatcttaaaataatttaaaacaataattttttattaaacgaTACTGTAAagttattttagtaaaaaacattaaactttaataaaaaaaactagttaaagttaaaataacatcatttatCACCGAACACATAAATCAATTAGCTTGAAATGATTGTAGCATAATTAGTTAAAGCCCAACAACTACAGCAATTAAAGCCCAACAACTTTTGTGACTTCTATATACTCTTCTAAAGGTGTTCTACCTATTGATTCTaaagaaactatttttattaatccaCCGCAccatgttaataaaaaaataaaaaatacattgagttattgaaaattaaaaacaatttgaatgaACTAGTAGTCAAGTAAAACATGAAAGCACATTATTAAACAAGTGATATTGAATTcgattttttaaagtaatattttaaatttaaactttgtaaataaaaatagcgtaattagaagaaaaaaatttattaactaaagtcaaattctttaataaaaattgatatcaacaaaaatatttaacgagataattaagaaataaaagattgCAAAGGTGATTTATCCCAATCACATTTTCATCTTGTCAATGCCATGTATAGTTATTGCTTAAATGCGTGTTTGAAAATCCGGAGAGAAGAAATTACGcttgaaatataaaaactataacTATTAATTTGTCATAAATCTGAAAAATCATGTTTGAGGGCGTGAAACCAAACACTGTAATTATTATGGCATGACTAAGCCTGTTTGTCACATTTTACAGGTTTGGTTTTCTGGTGGAATATCTTTCACAAGCCACGATCGTGGGGTTCTTGGCAGCAGCTGCCGTGGGCATTGGACTACAACAACTGAAAGGATTATTTGGGATCgataattttaacaataaaactGATTTGTTTTCCGTGGTGAAATCTCTTTGGACATCGTTCAAAAACCAAGTAAGAAAAGTACAGTTCCGGTGGAAATTAAACAgaccattgaatttgattcattaCAACTCAAAGTTCTTCATTATTAATTTTgctagttgtttaattattaattattttttttcacttacaTTTTTGCAGTCAGCATGGCATCCCTACAATTTAATTATTGGATTCTCATTTCTCTGTTTCATCCTATTTACCAGATTCCTGGTTAGTAATGTACTAGTAGTATTTTTTGTCCTTCGGTAGTGTTACTTGAAAGTGGAaattaactaactaactaattcATACACTAGCAGTTCATTTTCTATATATCTGAATTTGTTGTAATAAAGTTAAACTATATTATTGTTGTATATCCAATTAGGGGAAAAGGAACAAGAAACTGATGTGGTTGTCACACGTTGCTCCTCTCCTTTCTGTTATTGGATCATCTGCTATTGCATACAAAATAAACTTTAATGAGCTTCAAGTGAAGGACTACAAAGTTGCAGTCTTGGGACCAATTAAAGGAGGCAGCTTGAATCCAAGTTCACTCCATCAGTTAACATTTGATAGCCAAGTTGTGGGTCATTTGATCAGAATAGGGTTGACGATTGCTATTATTTCACTCACGGTGGGGTACCCCATATTCATACTATTTCtatttaaattagttaatttgattattaatcTTTACTGACGGGAATCTTTCTaatcatatatatacatttttgttgTACAACCATAGGGATCCATTGCTGTTGGCCGATCATTTGCATCTCTAAAAGGACACAGTATTGATCCCAATAGAGAAGTGGTATCATTGGGCATAATGAACATTGTTGGATCCTTAACTTCTTGCTATATTGCATCAGGTAATTTCCTCTCCATGTTTTTAACATTAAATCTCTaacattgttatatatatatatatattagaattaatttttatcattaaaattgagttgaattaaacttaaattcaaattcaaattttaagatgatactaaagtttattttatttattattattgaacttATTGATCTACTTATTAAGTGAGGGACAATTACTAACAAgtgaacaaatatattttttctgggATGAATTTGGATATTTCTGGTCAAAAGTTAAACaccaattttttaatgtattaagaaaattataactTTTCAGATAAATGTTTTTTCATACATAGGaattaagaatcaaatcctaatcacatatttaaaagataagattatTCATCAATCATGACATATCATATCataattacaataaattattctattttggtatttataataagttaataacaaTATTGAAGGATATAAGTAAGAAACAAGAGAGCACTCTATTTTGGtaacaaatttacaataatgtttgttgatgACTATTGCTAATTAACCATGCAGGGTCTTTGTCACGTACTGCTGTGAACTATAATGCTGGATCTGAAACCATGGTCTCCATCATAGTGATGGCACTTACGGTGCTCATGTCACTTAAATTTTTGACGGGGCTTTTATATTTCACTCCGAAAGCAATCCTTGCAGCAATAATTCTCTCGGCCGTACCAGGACTGATTGACCTTAACAAAGCACGTGAAATTTGGAAGGTTGATAAAATGGATTTCCTTGCTTGCACTGGAGCCTTTTTGGGAGTCTTGTTTGCATCTGTGGAAATAGGCCTTGCAATTGgggtatatttttgtttttttttttcaacttttttgcttaatttcatttttttgtgtgaCACGTTTAACTTCAATTATACGTTGAAAGATAATTTACTGCCCATATAGATAcccataaataataataatgacatgAATGAATAATGGTACTTATCCATATGGACTAGCTCATGACTCAACTGCTCATGATGCCGGTCTTAagtacatatatattttatttgaatactcaatcttcttatttttgtctatttttataatctacCATGTTTTATCTCGACTCCAAAATTggatttcaataatttttttaaaatattgcaaCAGatagaataaatttatatatatatatatatgtatattataatttaaatttttattataaataaaaatataaattatatattcaaagaagtttatttattatgaattttaattataatataatttatatattaacaaatatttaattattgttagttttaattatataaaataaaaatttatattgtaccatacacaaattaaaataataatttttgaaaacgcATTATCCTTCTCTTAAAACTATAACATATTGAACTTTAAGTCATTTTAATGCGAATATTATTCATTAGCAAATTTTTCTCTATGACTTTTAGCCGTCATCACTAGTTAGTTTTAagtgtgtttatttttaattttagaactTTAGGAAATGAATAAAGATCTTTTAATGAAATTTCAGACTAAACAGTAAGAATAtttaacactattttttttactgtttttaaaattagttggtGGTATATATCACTGACAATCGCagataaagagagaaaatgtCTCTAATAAGTCTAATCATAACACTTCATCTTTAACGTGTTTGTTAATTTGTGTTAAAATAGATTAATGATAGTATGTTTGATTCTTCTAGTGCAGATCGCGATATCATTTGCGAAGATAATTATAACCTCTATTCAACCTGCTATAGCGGTTATTGGAAGGCTTCCAGGAACGGCTGCATTCGGCGATGTTGAACAATATCCAATGGCTGTCAACATTCCTGGGGTTTTGATAGTCTCTTTAAAATCTTCTTGGCTTTGTTTTGCAAATGCAAATCTTGTAGAGGAAAGGTATCTGCTATCTACCATTACCCTtgggttttaattaatttactatttGCTTGTTTTATGCATGGGTATTGAAAAATTTGATGAAAACTTGAGTACACATTATATTGAAAAGGATTGAGAGATGGGTGAACAATGCAAAAGCTAAGGATGGCAAAGGAGGAGAAAACACCTTCATACACGTCATTATTGATGCCTCAAGTGAGTCTCCCATTAAAGCATTAATTAACCTAAGTTATCAACATATGATCttgcatcaaatttttatttcccTCATAATGcctaaaatattagtttattatttctattaaaaatgtCAAGTTAGAAAAATTCGAACTTTCAACTTTTTCTTcctcaatttttcctttattatttttaaccactagatcaatcttatatttcttttttaataacattATAGGTCTTACAAATATTGACACTGTGGGAATTGCTTCTCTGGTGGAGCTCAACAAAAATTTGATTTCCAGTGGAGtaaaggtgatcatttttatttattttgtgttaatttcttttaatctaGCTTGCAATTGACAAATCAATTTTACACCTTCTATTTTTACCCAAAAAGATTGACATCAATTCCTCCTTTCCCTTTCTTTCAGTTAGCTATCGCTAACCCTAGGTGGCATGTAATTCACAAGCTAAGATTAGCTAACTTCGTGAGCAAAATTGGAGGAAGGGTTTTCCTTTCTGTAGGAGAAGCAGTAGATGCATGTGTTGGCACTAAAATGGTTGCTGTATAACAAACAACAATTGGCTTTCTAtggattaattgttttttttttttttgtatttggagCAAATTGTCAAACATttgttagttattaattttatcacaagtatttaaaaatttaataatattaactgACAAATATTGGctattcatttttaataaagataGCGCTTATACATACCATATTAGAAAGGTGCATTGTACACCGTTTATAAATATCacgaaattaattaatttattcactTTTAAACATTAAAGACAAATTTGCATCTAACTCAAACATTCAAAGTAGTGTaatatttttccttaaaataactaattaaactCGATCTACCATGAAACTTGAAAATCGTTTTATTGTTGCTGCAAAACTTcaataaacaatataaattaatttttcatttgaaaatgaagttttaaatttattgaccGTGTTTAGTGGTTTTGCTGAGCGTAGAAAAGTATTAGGAGAAATTCTTGGGTGGTTACAAACCCAACACTTCATCTTTATACATAACCAAtatagaaaatttataattggtaaaataaacagaaaaaatatccatat
Encoded proteins:
- the LOC114395965 gene encoding early nodulin-70, whose amino-acid sequence is MCWSSSNSEVVASNKTTLEEVLDIENNMAHQWVLNAPEPPSMLRQVVDNVKETLLPHPNPNTFSYLRNQPFSKRAFALLQNLFPILASLQNYNAQKLKCDLMAGLTLAIFAIPQCMGNATLARLSPEYGLYTGIVPPLIYAMLASSREIVIGPGSVDSLLLSSMIQTLKVPIHDSSTYIQLVFTVTFFAGIFQVAFGLFRFGFLVEYLSQATIVGFLAAAAVGIGLQQLKGLFGIDNFNNKTDLFSVVKSLWTSFKNQSAWHPYNLIIGFSFLCFILFTRFLGKRNKKLMWLSHVAPLLSVIGSSAIAYKINFNELQVKDYKVAVLGPIKGGSLNPSSLHQLTFDSQVVGHLIRIGLTIAIISLTGSIAVGRSFASLKGHSIDPNREVVSLGIMNIVGSLTSCYIASGSLSRTAVNYNAGSETMVSIIVMALTVLMSLKFLTGLLYFTPKAILAAIILSAVPGLIDLNKAREIWKVDKMDFLACTGAFLGVLFASVEIGLAIGIAISFAKIIITSIQPAIAVIGRLPGTAAFGDVEQYPMAVNIPGVLIVSLKSSWLCFANANLVEERIERWVNNAKAKDGKGGENTFIHVIIDASSLTNIDTVGIASLVELNKNLISSGVKLAIANPRWHVIHKLRLANFVSKIGGRVFLSVGEAVDACVGTKMVAV